From Halapricum desulfuricans, a single genomic window includes:
- a CDS encoding M48 family metallopeptidase produces MSLRQPSGLRTHLRIVALVAVLLAFDVAFVAAVYVLAHVALALLPLVTYQFEVLTWALSFDIVPLEPVLLVGTPLVLLVQSVFGYRLTLREAREYDIGPDKELKNVLLADRSADEADDEPEETVVAAPTLEDRVARLAQTADVTMPDVRVIDVETPNSYVASRPGERTLFLTVGLLEALSDDELDAVIAHELAHLSNGDAFVMTAAAFLPTVSGRFLDGLAAGLRHSWIARKLLGLDGEQNANLSNLEIPLLLFTPVAVLTVGPLYLASTATYRLLSRIREYAADAGGVAISGSPAALASALETLTADRRPETDLRMAETGVRELCVLPYAMSGTDEETPDDRLGRLRQRCETVSERVLPGSHPDPEDRIAALRDRQAGLER; encoded by the coding sequence ATGTCACTCCGCCAGCCCTCCGGACTGCGAACGCACCTCCGGATCGTGGCGCTCGTGGCCGTGCTGCTGGCCTTTGACGTGGCGTTCGTGGCTGCCGTGTACGTCCTTGCACACGTCGCGCTGGCGCTGTTGCCGCTGGTCACCTACCAGTTCGAGGTGCTTACCTGGGCGCTCTCGTTCGATATCGTGCCGCTGGAGCCGGTGTTGCTCGTCGGGACCCCGCTGGTGTTGCTCGTCCAGTCGGTGTTCGGCTATCGACTCACGCTGCGTGAAGCCCGCGAGTACGACATCGGCCCGGACAAGGAGTTGAAGAACGTCCTCCTCGCCGACCGTAGCGCTGACGAGGCGGACGACGAACCCGAGGAGACGGTCGTCGCCGCGCCAACGCTGGAGGACCGCGTGGCCCGACTCGCTCAGACGGCCGACGTGACCATGCCCGACGTGCGAGTGATCGACGTCGAGACGCCGAACAGCTACGTCGCCAGTCGACCGGGCGAGCGGACGCTGTTTCTCACGGTTGGCCTGCTGGAGGCGCTCTCCGACGACGAACTCGACGCGGTGATCGCCCACGAACTCGCCCATCTCAGCAACGGCGACGCGTTCGTGATGACCGCCGCTGCGTTCCTGCCGACAGTCAGCGGCCGCTTTCTCGACGGTCTCGCCGCTGGGCTGCGGCACTCGTGGATCGCGCGCAAACTGCTCGGTCTCGACGGAGAGCAGAACGCGAACCTGAGCAATCTCGAGATCCCCCTCCTGCTGTTCACGCCGGTCGCGGTCCTCACCGTCGGCCCGCTGTATCTCGCCAGCACGGCCACCTACCGACTGCTCTCGCGGATCCGCGAGTACGCCGCCGACGCCGGCGGGGTGGCGATCAGCGGGTCGCCGGCCGCGCTGGCCAGCGCACTCGAAACGCTGACCGCGGACCGTCGGCCGGAGACTGACCTCCGGATGGCCGAGACGGGTGTCCGCGAGCTGTGTGTACTCCCCTACGCGATGAGCGGGACGGACGAGGAGACACCCGACGACAGGCTGGGACGGCTCCGCCAGCGGTGTGAGACCGTCTCCGAGCGAGTGC